A part of Paraburkholderia largidicola genomic DNA contains:
- a CDS encoding winged helix-turn-helix domain-containing protein, producing the protein MEPTEPVWIADVELDIGRYALRRGGEQIRLERLPMELLILMASRSGQLVTRADIVRALWGGNAYRQTDNSINTAIRKIRIALGENPDAPRYLLTVKGKGYRLEGIGTAAAVETAPAPSTAAARLLVLPFGNQTGDTALDSFCDALADETSANLGMLDANRILVVARTTAAHYRNAKKSIAEIAFELSVDYVLEGSLMRDGGRLRILVQLIRCYDQVQVWRHAYEPVAKGALDIQMEVGAALAREVSLALGEQFQLRLARRLPVDPRAHDAYLRGRYYWTRRVHFDAGFAAHHALSDEDFIRARGYFEEAVEHDPTYALGYVGLSNVFGGTAAHGFYPSLQGYPRARETALRALELDSSLPEAHQALAGVHYFFDWDWRRAEEEFLEALRLNPEHAETSRLYARLLLVLGREAEGRAQFERAERADPLGFEGSRIFGLVQSGRYEEVTRDYLSAGHGNRSPLVYQLLAIAFEVRGDYERAVEATVDALTRCNEFTRAESVRAAWDAGGYDRVLQWYLQDLQARRQTRYTSPFLFAELYARLGQADEMFRWLEVSLAERSPRLCELRTNPWFNHYRSLGKFRSVEKRIGY; encoded by the coding sequence ATGGAACCCACAGAGCCCGTATGGATCGCGGACGTCGAACTCGACATCGGGCGCTACGCCTTGCGCCGCGGCGGCGAGCAGATCCGGCTCGAACGACTGCCGATGGAACTGCTGATCCTGATGGCGTCGCGCAGCGGCCAGCTGGTGACGCGCGCCGACATCGTGCGCGCGCTGTGGGGTGGCAATGCGTACCGGCAAACCGATAACAGCATCAATACCGCGATCCGCAAGATCCGCATCGCCCTCGGCGAGAATCCGGACGCGCCGCGTTATCTGCTGACTGTCAAAGGCAAGGGTTATCGCCTCGAAGGCATCGGGACGGCGGCGGCAGTCGAGACGGCGCCTGCGCCGTCGACGGCGGCGGCGCGCCTGCTCGTGCTGCCGTTCGGCAACCAGACGGGCGATACGGCGCTGGACAGCTTCTGCGACGCGCTCGCCGACGAAACCTCGGCGAACCTCGGCATGCTGGACGCGAACCGCATTCTCGTGGTCGCGCGCACGACGGCGGCGCACTATCGGAACGCGAAAAAGAGCATCGCGGAGATCGCCTTCGAGCTTTCCGTCGATTACGTGCTGGAAGGCTCGCTCATGCGCGATGGCGGACGCCTGCGCATTCTCGTGCAACTGATCCGCTGCTACGACCAGGTGCAGGTGTGGCGCCACGCTTACGAGCCCGTCGCGAAGGGCGCGCTCGACATCCAGATGGAAGTGGGCGCGGCGCTCGCGCGGGAAGTGTCACTGGCGCTCGGCGAGCAGTTTCAATTGCGGCTTGCGCGCCGGCTGCCCGTCGATCCGCGTGCGCACGACGCATATCTGCGTGGCCGTTACTACTGGACGCGCCGCGTGCATTTCGATGCGGGGTTCGCCGCGCATCACGCGCTGAGCGACGAGGACTTCATTCGCGCGCGCGGCTATTTCGAAGAGGCTGTCGAACACGATCCGACCTACGCGCTGGGCTACGTCGGGCTGTCGAATGTGTTCGGCGGCACGGCGGCGCATGGTTTCTATCCTTCGTTGCAAGGCTATCCACGGGCGCGCGAAACCGCGCTGCGCGCGCTCGAACTCGATAGCAGCCTGCCCGAGGCGCATCAGGCGCTGGCCGGCGTGCATTACTTCTTCGACTGGGACTGGCGGCGCGCAGAAGAAGAGTTTCTGGAGGCGCTGCGCCTGAACCCCGAGCATGCGGAAACGAGCCGCCTGTATGCGCGGCTTCTGCTCGTGCTGGGCCGCGAAGCCGAGGGGCGCGCGCAGTTCGAGCGCGCAGAACGGGCCGATCCGCTCGGCTTCGAAGGCTCGCGCATTTTCGGTCTCGTGCAGTCGGGGCGCTACGAAGAAGTGACGCGCGACTATCTGAGCGCGGGGCACGGCAACCGTTCGCCGCTCGTGTATCAGTTGCTGGCCATCGCGTTCGAAGTGCGCGGCGACTATGAGCGCGCCGTCGAGGCAACTGTCGATGCGCTCACGCGCTGCAACGAATTCACGCGCGCCGAAAGCGTGCGCGCGGCGTGGGACGCGGGTGGTTATGACCGGGTGCTGCAGTGGTATCTGCAGGACCTGCAGGCGCGGCGTCAGACACGCTACACGTCGCCGTTCCTGTTCGCCGAACTCTACGCCCGGCTGGGACAGGCCGACGAGATGTTCCGCTGGCTCGAGGTGTCGCTGGCCGAACGCTCGCCGCGGCTGTGCGAACTGCGCACGAATCCGTGGTTCAACCACTATCGGTCGCTGGGAAAGTTCAGGAGTGTCGAGAAGCGGATCGGTTACTGA
- a CDS encoding DUF488 domain-containing protein, with product MAIRIVRLGSERAPDEGVRIGTVRRPPRGVPKAEFGSRNFYDVWLPTLSPTPELVHEALAARTDAEWKDFVRKFRAEMNHGDAPKVLDTLAALSATANFSVGCYCEHENRCHRSVLRELLADRGATLA from the coding sequence ATGGCCATACGCATCGTTCGACTCGGATCGGAACGCGCGCCGGACGAAGGCGTGCGCATCGGCACCGTGCGGCGTCCGCCGCGCGGCGTGCCGAAGGCCGAGTTCGGCAGCCGCAATTTCTACGACGTCTGGCTGCCGACACTGTCGCCTACTCCGGAACTCGTTCACGAAGCGCTGGCCGCCAGAACCGATGCCGAGTGGAAGGATTTCGTGCGCAAGTTTCGCGCGGAGATGAACCACGGCGACGCGCCGAAGGTGCTCGACACCCTCGCCGCGTTGTCCGCCACCGCGAATTTCTCGGTCGGCTGCTATTGCGAGCACGAGAACCGCTGCCATCGCAGCGTGCTACGCGAGCTGCTCGCCGACCGGGGCGCGACGCTCGCCTAG
- a CDS encoding ester cyclase — protein MSFRPATPLRRALSAALAVVSMAAAPAFATAAHDSLVQPHQLTVDHSLPKAQRDAQILAARRYDTFWSTGDEALARAALAPGFTDRTLPPGRAQGIEGPLAASKFVRAAVPDLQADIEQMVVSGDRVVVHLRFHGHFTGQFKGVQGQGQNVDFIATDIYRVANGQIAENWHLEDNLTFLQQLGVVAK, from the coding sequence ATGTCGTTTCGTCCTGCTACTCCGTTGCGCCGCGCGCTGTCCGCCGCGTTGGCCGTCGTGTCGATGGCGGCTGCGCCCGCGTTTGCCACGGCTGCGCACGACTCGCTCGTCCAGCCGCATCAGTTGACCGTGGATCACAGTCTGCCGAAAGCGCAGCGCGACGCGCAGATTCTCGCCGCCCGCCGCTACGACACGTTCTGGAGCACAGGCGACGAAGCGCTCGCCCGCGCAGCACTCGCGCCCGGCTTCACCGATCGCACGTTGCCGCCGGGCCGCGCGCAGGGAATCGAAGGGCCGCTTGCCGCGTCGAAGTTCGTGCGGGCCGCCGTTCCTGATCTGCAGGCGGATATCGAACAGATGGTGGTCAGCGGCGATCGCGTGGTCGTACATCTGCGTTTTCATGGCCATTTCACGGGCCAGTTCAAGGGCGTGCAGGGGCAGGGCCAGAACGTGGATTTCATCGCGACGGATATTTACCGCGTCGCGAACGGCCAGATTGCCGAAAACTGGCATCTCGAAGACAACCTGACGTTTTTGCAGCAGCTTGGCGTCGTCGCGAAGTGA
- the araD gene encoding L-arabinonate dehydratase, with product MSNNGNERKKKSPEELRSHRWYGVNDLRSFGHRSRTAQMGYSREEYAGKPVIAILNTWSEMNPCHTHFKQRVEEVKRGIWQAGGFPIELPVQTLSEPFQKPTTMLYRNFLAMEAEETLRSYPADGVVLMGGCDKTTPALLMGAISMDLPTIFLPAGPMLRGNWNGATLGSGSDTWKYWADLRAGKITEEDWQGVEGGIARSPGHCMTMGTASTMTSAAEALGFTLPGFASIPAPDSRHAQMSAKTGMRIVEMVWEDLKPSDILTVKSIDNAVTTCLALSGSTNAIVHMIALARRAGIELTLDRYDSISRKTPVLANIRPTGAYLMEDFYYAGGLQAMLAELGELIDRSQKTVNGKTLGENLEGAQIFNDDVIRRRSKPLMPDNGLAVLRGNIAPDGAVIKPGAAEPHLLVHTGRAVVFKDYNDMAARIDDDALDIDENCVIVLQHAGPVGAPGMPEWGQLPLPKKVLQKGVRDMLRISDARMSGTSYGACVLHVAPESFIGGPFALVRDGDMIELDVPQRKLNVLVSDEELARRKAEWVAPTPRFSRGYGAMHQVHVLQADKGCDFDFLQRDGASAATGEPEIH from the coding sequence GTGAGCAATAACGGCAACGAACGCAAGAAGAAGTCCCCCGAAGAGCTGCGCAGCCACCGCTGGTATGGCGTGAACGATCTGCGCTCGTTCGGCCATCGCTCGCGTACGGCGCAAATGGGCTACAGCCGCGAGGAGTATGCGGGCAAGCCCGTTATCGCGATCCTCAACACGTGGAGCGAGATGAACCCGTGCCACACGCACTTCAAGCAGCGTGTGGAAGAGGTCAAGCGCGGCATCTGGCAGGCGGGCGGCTTTCCGATCGAGTTGCCGGTGCAGACGCTGTCGGAGCCGTTCCAGAAGCCCACGACGATGCTCTACCGCAACTTCCTCGCGATGGAAGCGGAAGAGACGCTACGCTCGTATCCCGCCGACGGCGTCGTGCTGATGGGCGGCTGTGACAAGACCACGCCCGCGCTGCTGATGGGCGCGATCAGCATGGACCTGCCGACTATCTTCCTGCCCGCCGGCCCGATGCTGCGTGGCAACTGGAACGGCGCGACGCTCGGCTCCGGCTCTGACACGTGGAAGTACTGGGCCGACCTGCGCGCAGGCAAGATCACGGAAGAAGACTGGCAGGGCGTCGAAGGCGGCATTGCGCGCTCGCCCGGCCACTGCATGACGATGGGCACGGCGTCGACGATGACGAGCGCCGCCGAAGCACTCGGCTTCACGCTGCCGGGCTTCGCGTCGATTCCCGCGCCGGATTCTCGCCATGCGCAGATGTCCGCGAAAACGGGCATGCGGATCGTCGAGATGGTGTGGGAAGACCTGAAGCCGTCGGACATCCTCACGGTGAAATCGATCGACAACGCGGTCACGACCTGTCTCGCGCTGTCGGGCTCGACCAACGCAATCGTTCACATGATCGCGCTCGCGCGCCGCGCCGGGATCGAACTGACGCTCGACCGCTACGACAGCATTTCGCGCAAGACGCCGGTGCTCGCGAACATCCGGCCGACGGGCGCGTATCTGATGGAAGACTTCTATTACGCGGGCGGCCTGCAGGCGATGCTCGCGGAACTGGGCGAACTGATCGACCGCTCGCAGAAGACGGTGAACGGCAAGACGCTCGGTGAGAACCTCGAAGGCGCGCAGATCTTCAATGACGACGTGATCCGCCGCCGCAGCAAGCCGCTGATGCCGGACAACGGTCTGGCCGTCCTGCGCGGCAACATCGCGCCCGATGGCGCCGTCATCAAGCCGGGCGCAGCCGAGCCGCATCTGCTGGTGCACACGGGCCGCGCGGTGGTGTTCAAGGACTACAACGACATGGCCGCGCGCATCGACGACGATGCGCTCGATATCGACGAGAACTGCGTGATCGTGTTGCAGCACGCGGGGCCTGTGGGCGCACCGGGCATGCCCGAGTGGGGCCAGTTGCCGCTGCCGAAGAAGGTGCTGCAGAAGGGTGTGCGCGACATGCTGCGCATCTCCGACGCGCGCATGAGCGGCACGAGCTATGGCGCGTGCGTGCTGCACGTCGCGCCGGAGTCGTTTATCGGCGGGCCGTTTGCGCTGGTGCGCGACGGCGACATGATCGAACTCGATGTGCCGCAGCGCAAGCTGAACGTGCTGGTATCGGATGAAGAACTCGCGCGCCGCAAGGCCGAGTGGGTCGCGCCAACACCGCGCTTCTCGCGCGGCTACGGCGCGATGCATCAGGTGCATGTGCTGCAGGCCGACAAGGGCTGCGACTTCGATTTCCTGCAACGCGACGGCGCAAGCGCGGCAACGGGAGAGCCGGAGATTCATTGA
- a CDS encoding methyl-accepting chemotaxis protein, with translation MATATPRTSDTTLLEPKHAARFTLGNRIMLSFGALFVLMLMMAAISWSRLRVMDDEALSMGRDSVPGLYLATTLRAAANEGYATLERALFVDGNEAATKQDLERMPQALQKFDQVSAEYQATLYRDVDREHFRAFRAAWDQYLPQLNDAMHAAPTSKAQAQAIFVKLAPAWENVIRAANELVNENRTQADESAKAIRDSVTGTEITLATALGVTLLVALYTGFSLYRAITVPMASLVDVHNVMRTGNLTQRLKLGRRDEFGTLEDGFNRMAEELNSLVAQAQKSSLQVTTSVAEIAATSKEQQATATETAATTTEIGATSREIFATSRDLLRTMNEVSAVADQSATLAGASQNGLTRMEDTMRSVMEAAGSVNAKLAILNEKAVNINQVVATITKVADQTNLLSLNAAIEAEKAGEYGRGFAVVATEIRRLADQTAVATFDIEQTVKEIQSAVSAGVMGMDKFSEEVRRGMRDVQQVSEQLSQIIHEVQTLAPRFQLVNEGMQTQATSAEQITQALSQLSEAAQQTAESLRQSSQAIDDLTLVANQLRTGVSRFKIEA, from the coding sequence ATGGCCACAGCGACGCCCCGCACCAGCGACACCACCCTGCTCGAGCCGAAGCACGCGGCCCGCTTCACGCTCGGCAACCGGATCATGCTGAGCTTCGGCGCACTGTTCGTGCTGATGCTGATGATGGCCGCCATCTCCTGGAGCCGGCTGCGCGTGATGGACGACGAAGCGCTCAGCATGGGGCGCGACTCGGTGCCCGGCCTGTACCTCGCCACGACCTTGCGCGCGGCGGCCAACGAAGGCTATGCGACGCTCGAACGCGCGCTGTTCGTCGACGGCAACGAAGCCGCGACGAAGCAGGATCTCGAACGGATGCCGCAGGCACTGCAAAAATTCGATCAGGTATCGGCCGAATACCAGGCGACCCTCTATCGCGACGTCGATCGCGAGCACTTCCGCGCCTTCCGGGCCGCGTGGGATCAATACCTGCCGCAACTGAACGACGCGATGCACGCCGCTCCGACCTCGAAAGCGCAAGCCCAGGCCATCTTCGTCAAGCTCGCGCCCGCATGGGAAAACGTGATCCGCGCGGCGAACGAACTCGTCAACGAGAACCGCACGCAGGCGGACGAGTCCGCGAAAGCCATCCGCGACTCGGTGACGGGTACGGAAATCACGCTCGCGACGGCGCTCGGCGTCACGTTGCTCGTCGCGCTCTACACCGGCTTTTCGCTGTACCGCGCGATCACGGTGCCGATGGCGAGCCTCGTCGACGTGCACAACGTCATGCGCACGGGCAACCTGACACAGCGTTTGAAGCTTGGCCGCCGCGACGAATTCGGCACGCTCGAGGACGGCTTCAACCGGATGGCCGAGGAACTGAACAGCCTCGTTGCGCAGGCGCAGAAGTCGTCGCTGCAGGTGACGACGTCGGTGGCCGAGATTGCGGCGACGTCGAAAGAACAGCAGGCGACGGCGACGGAAACCGCCGCGACCACGACGGAGATCGGCGCGACCTCGCGCGAAATCTTCGCGACCTCGCGCGACCTGCTGCGCACGATGAATGAAGTGTCGGCCGTCGCGGATCAGTCGGCGACGCTCGCGGGCGCGAGCCAGAACGGCCTCACGCGCATGGAAGACACGATGCGCAGCGTGATGGAAGCGGCCGGTTCGGTGAACGCGAAGCTCGCCATCCTCAACGAAAAGGCCGTCAACATCAATCAGGTGGTCGCGACGATCACCAAGGTCGCCGATCAGACCAACCTGCTGTCGCTGAACGCGGCCATCGAAGCCGAGAAAGCGGGCGAATACGGCCGCGGCTTTGCCGTCGTCGCGACGGAAATCCGCCGTCTCGCGGACCAGACGGCCGTCGCCACCTTCGATATCGAACAGACCGTGAAGGAAATCCAGTCGGCTGTGTCGGCGGGTGTGATGGGCATGGACAAGTTCTCCGAAGAAGTGCGGCGCGGCATGCGCGACGTGCAGCAGGTGAGCGAGCAGCTGTCGCAGATCATTCATGAAGTGCAGACGCTCGCGCCGCGCTTCCAGCTGGTCAACGAAGGCATGCAGACCCAGGCGACGAGCGCCGAGCAGATCACGCAGGCGCTGTCGCAGCTGTCGGAGGCCGCGCAGCAGACGGCGGAGTCGCTGCGCCAGTCGTCGCAGGCGATCGACGATCTCACGCTCGTTGCGAACCAGCTGCGCACGGGTGTGTCGCGTTTCAAGATCGAAGCGTGA
- a CDS encoding dihydrodipicolinate synthase family protein encodes MNESQIVESEFASTVMAVPPLARRADLSLDIDANQKLIRHIEAGGVRTLLYGGNANFYHVAVSEYRELLDMLAESAAPATRVIPAIGPDFGKMLDQARILAQTSYRTAMVLPLSGFTTPAGVEAGLTRIADVAGIPLTLYIKSEDYVDVDTLARLVDQGTLIAVKYAIVRENPANDPYLRRLLESVSPSRVISGMGERPALTHVRDFGLAAWTTGSGCIASHAVMGLLAAAKQGRDAEAQRLYDAFMPLETLRDNISLIRVLHDAVTFSGIADMGSILPLLSETPVEHHAAVAQAARELLEFERAYASTVSA; translated from the coding sequence ATGAACGAGTCCCAGATCGTCGAGAGCGAATTCGCATCGACCGTGATGGCAGTCCCGCCGCTCGCGCGCCGCGCGGATTTGTCGCTCGATATCGACGCCAACCAGAAACTGATCCGCCATATCGAAGCGGGCGGCGTGCGTACGCTGCTGTACGGCGGCAACGCGAATTTCTATCACGTGGCCGTCAGCGAATACCGCGAGTTGCTCGACATGCTGGCAGAGAGCGCGGCGCCCGCCACGCGCGTGATCCCCGCCATCGGTCCGGACTTCGGCAAGATGCTGGACCAGGCGCGCATCCTCGCGCAGACCTCATACCGCACCGCAATGGTGTTGCCGCTGTCCGGCTTCACGACGCCGGCAGGCGTCGAAGCGGGCCTGACGCGCATCGCCGACGTAGCGGGCATTCCGCTTACGCTCTATATCAAGAGCGAAGACTATGTGGATGTCGATACGCTGGCGCGCCTCGTCGACCAGGGCACGCTGATCGCCGTCAAGTACGCGATCGTCCGCGAGAATCCGGCGAACGATCCTTACCTGCGCCGTCTGCTCGAAAGCGTGAGCCCGTCGCGTGTGATCTCCGGCATGGGCGAGCGTCCGGCGCTCACGCATGTGCGCGACTTCGGCCTCGCCGCATGGACCACGGGCAGCGGCTGTATCGCGTCGCATGCGGTGATGGGTTTGCTGGCCGCCGCGAAGCAAGGGCGCGATGCCGAAGCGCAGCGTCTCTACGACGCGTTCATGCCGCTCGAAACGCTGCGCGACAACATCTCGCTGATCCGCGTGCTGCACGATGCCGTCACGTTCTCGGGTATCGCCGACATGGGGTCGATCCTGCCGCTGTTGAGCGAAACGCCCGTCGAGCATCATGCCGCCGTCGCTCAGGCGGCGCGTGAACTGCTCGAGTTCGAGCGCGCGTACGCGAGCACCGTGTCTGCCTGA
- a CDS encoding SDR family oxidoreductase, protein MNSLESKRVLIVGGSSGIGAAAAQAFAALGAKVTIASRNAQKLSAAAQEIGHGVQTAEIDTTDAAAVEAYFAAQQPFDHVVISAAQTPSGPVRQLPLDDAYKAMDSKFWGAYRVARAVKIAEGGSLTFVSGFLAVRPSKMSVLQGAINAALEALARGLALELSPVRVNTVSPGLIATPLWSKLTDEARDSMFEGAANRLPARRVGQPEDVANAIVYLATTPYATGSTVLVDGGGAIA, encoded by the coding sequence ATGAATTCGCTTGAATCGAAACGCGTGCTGATCGTCGGCGGCAGTTCGGGCATTGGCGCGGCGGCTGCACAGGCTTTTGCCGCGCTCGGCGCGAAGGTGACGATTGCATCGCGCAATGCGCAGAAGCTGTCGGCGGCGGCACAGGAAATCGGCCACGGTGTGCAAACGGCTGAGATCGATACGACGGATGCCGCCGCCGTCGAAGCCTACTTCGCCGCGCAGCAACCGTTCGATCACGTTGTGATTTCGGCTGCGCAGACGCCGTCCGGTCCCGTGCGCCAGTTGCCGCTCGACGACGCCTACAAGGCGATGGACAGCAAGTTCTGGGGCGCCTATCGCGTGGCGCGCGCCGTGAAGATCGCCGAAGGCGGCTCGTTGACCTTCGTGTCGGGCTTTCTCGCAGTGCGGCCGAGCAAGATGTCGGTCCTGCAAGGCGCGATCAACGCGGCGCTCGAAGCGCTCGCGCGCGGTCTCGCGCTGGAACTGTCACCCGTGCGCGTGAACACCGTGTCGCCGGGTTTGATCGCGACGCCGCTCTGGTCGAAGCTCACCGACGAGGCGCGCGACAGCATGTTCGAAGGCGCCGCGAACCGGTTGCCGGCACGGCGCGTCGGCCAGCCCGAAGACGTCGCGAACGCGATCGTCTATCTGGCGACGACGCCTTACGCGACGGGCTCGACGGTGCTCGTCGACGGAGGCGGGGCAATCGCCTGA
- a CDS encoding putative quinol monooxygenase: MIKYALFARFEAKPGKEAEVEAFLQKGLELANQETTTPIWFALKIAEHTYGVFDAFPDEAGRQAHLDGPIAKALMSVADDLFTRPPQIGRIDVLGMKNTLG; this comes from the coding sequence ATGATCAAGTACGCACTGTTCGCGCGATTCGAGGCCAAGCCCGGCAAGGAAGCCGAGGTCGAAGCGTTTCTGCAGAAGGGACTGGAGCTGGCGAACCAGGAAACCACCACGCCGATCTGGTTCGCGCTGAAAATCGCCGAGCACACCTACGGCGTGTTCGATGCCTTCCCCGACGAGGCCGGCCGCCAGGCGCATCTGGACGGTCCGATCGCGAAGGCCTTGATGAGCGTCGCGGACGACCTGTTCACGCGGCCGCCGCAGATCGGCCGCATCGACGTGCTGGGCATGAAGAACACGCTCGGTTGA
- a CDS encoding LysR family transcriptional regulator, whose translation MSDTRIDSLPALMAFSRVVAAGSLSAAAREMDLPLSVVSKRLAQLEKSVGVRLIQRTTRRQTLTEEGALFHARVVRILDEIEQAEELLSQRRQEVSGLLRVTAPGQLGRQKIAPLIADFQRLHPQLTVQLELTDAVVDLVESGFDLAIRFGSLADSSLIARSLAPNFRVLCASPAYLQAHGTPKHPDDLTAHRCILIGDQRRAEWRFEGDESIAVRVDAAIVTNDGEAAHLFALADAGIAVKSIWDVGDDILAGKLRRVLPQHSMSAAPLHAIYPHSQHLAPRVRAFVDYLRERLAQAWRWETL comes from the coding sequence ATGAGCGACACCCGCATCGACAGCCTGCCGGCCCTGATGGCCTTTTCCCGCGTGGTGGCGGCGGGAAGTCTGTCGGCGGCGGCACGCGAAATGGACCTGCCGCTGTCCGTCGTCAGCAAGCGGCTCGCGCAACTGGAGAAAAGCGTCGGCGTGCGGCTGATCCAGCGCACCACGCGCCGTCAGACGCTGACGGAAGAAGGCGCGCTGTTTCATGCCCGCGTCGTGCGGATACTCGATGAAATCGAGCAGGCGGAAGAACTGTTGTCGCAACGACGCCAGGAAGTGAGCGGCCTGCTGCGCGTCACGGCGCCTGGCCAGCTCGGCCGGCAGAAGATCGCGCCGCTGATCGCCGATTTTCAGCGGCTTCATCCGCAGCTCACCGTGCAGCTCGAATTGACGGACGCCGTCGTCGATCTCGTCGAAAGCGGGTTCGATCTCGCGATCCGTTTCGGCAGCCTCGCGGATTCGTCGCTGATCGCGCGCTCGCTCGCGCCGAACTTTCGCGTGCTGTGCGCGTCGCCCGCGTATCTGCAGGCGCACGGCACGCCGAAGCACCCCGACGATCTGACCGCGCACCGCTGCATCCTGATCGGCGACCAGCGGCGCGCGGAATGGCGTTTCGAAGGCGACGAAAGCATCGCGGTACGCGTCGATGCGGCAATCGTCACCAACGACGGCGAGGCCGCGCATCTGTTCGCGCTCGCCGACGCCGGCATTGCCGTGAAGTCGATCTGGGACGTGGGCGACGACATCCTCGCGGGCAAGCTGCGCCGCGTGCTGCCGCAGCATTCGATGTCCGCCGCGCCGCTGCACGCAATCTATCCGCATAGCCAGCATCTCGCGCCGCGCGTGCGCGCGTTCGTCGACTATCTGCGCGAGCGGCTCGCGCAGGCCTGGCGATGGGAAACGCTGTAA
- a CDS encoding MFS transporter: MLDDTLSLPSASRAARQRWTIFVASTGGALEVFDFVIYGFFAQHIGRAFFPPGIGLAPATLSFAVLAIGHLSRPLGGLFLGRLGDKYGRRVVFMSSALVAALATLAIGMLPSYAALGIAAPIALLTLRLVQGLCLGGELPGALVYAIETGSAHPGLMCGFVFVAVNLSLLLASSVNLLVHLLLDGPQVDAFGWRIAFLLGGICGLGIFALRRTLEESAEYARAIARRHREPLAVLFRHHLAAIVTGTGAGVMTGVTGGLFIAYMPSWLQALGHGARDVAWAQTLYVIAIAACIPLTAAAGDRFSRRRVFRAGAVMTALFAPVFFIAASRTQPDLVLLFVIAGAIASLINGTYGCAIAELFPVDVRFSGVAAAMNVGLAVTMGLTPLVVSFLVADLHRTLAPALAMFAGALVAFASTFGMKHGRLRTPMVRHE, encoded by the coding sequence ATGCTCGACGATACGCTTTCGCTGCCGTCGGCGTCACGGGCCGCCCGCCAACGCTGGACGATCTTCGTCGCCAGCACGGGCGGCGCGCTCGAAGTCTTCGATTTCGTCATCTACGGCTTCTTCGCGCAGCACATCGGGCGCGCGTTCTTTCCGCCCGGCATCGGGCTCGCGCCTGCCACGCTGTCGTTTGCCGTGCTTGCCATCGGCCATCTGTCGCGCCCGCTCGGCGGCCTGTTTCTCGGCCGGCTCGGCGACAAGTACGGCCGGCGCGTCGTCTTCATGTCGTCCGCGCTCGTCGCCGCGCTCGCGACGCTCGCCATTGGAATGCTTCCTTCATACGCCGCGCTCGGCATTGCCGCGCCGATTGCGCTGCTCACGTTGCGCCTCGTGCAGGGTTTGTGCCTCGGCGGCGAGTTGCCGGGCGCACTCGTCTACGCGATCGAGACGGGCTCGGCGCATCCGGGCCTGATGTGCGGCTTCGTGTTCGTGGCCGTCAATCTGTCCTTGTTGCTCGCTTCGAGCGTGAATCTCCTGGTGCATCTGTTGCTCGATGGGCCGCAGGTCGATGCGTTCGGATGGCGGATCGCGTTCCTGCTGGGCGGAATCTGCGGTCTCGGCATCTTCGCGCTGCGCCGCACGCTCGAGGAGTCGGCGGAATACGCGCGCGCGATTGCGCGGCGGCATCGCGAGCCGCTTGCCGTGCTGTTCCGTCATCACCTGGCGGCCATCGTCACGGGAACCGGCGCGGGCGTGATGACGGGCGTCACGGGCGGACTGTTCATCGCGTACATGCCAAGCTGGCTGCAGGCGCTCGGTCATGGCGCAAGGGATGTGGCGTGGGCGCAGACGCTCTATGTGATCGCCATCGCCGCGTGCATTCCGTTGACGGCGGCAGCGGGCGACCGTTTCTCGCGCCGTCGCGTGTTCCGCGCGGGTGCCGTGATGACGGCCCTGTTCGCGCCCGTGTTCTTTATCGCCGCCTCACGTACACAACCCGATCTCGTGCTGCTGTTCGTAATCGCGGGAGCGATTGCATCGTTGATCAACGGCACGTATGGCTGCGCGATCGCCGAACTGTTTCCTGTCGACGTGCGCTTTAGCGGCGTCGCGGCCGCGATGAACGTCGGCCTCGCCGTGACGATGGGACTGACGCCGCTCGTCGTGAGCTTTCTGGTCGCCGATCTGCATCGGACACTCGCGCCCGCGCTCGCGATGTTCGCGGGCGCGCTGGTCGCATTCGCCTCGACCTTTGGCATGAAGCACGGCAGGCTGCGTACGCCGATGGTGCGGCACGAGTAG